A genomic region of Miscanthus floridulus cultivar M001 chromosome 3, ASM1932011v1, whole genome shotgun sequence contains the following coding sequences:
- the LOC136542485 gene encoding insulin-degrading enzyme-like 1, peroxisomal gives MDSRPRETDAPGDPANGAAPPLAATGDVEIIRPRNDKRGYRRVVLPNSLECLLISDPDTDKAAASMNVSVGYFCDPDGLEGLAHFLEHMLFYASEKYPEEDSYSKYIAEHGGSTNAFTSSEHTNFHFDVNSDSLHDALDRFAQFFITPLMSPDATLREIKAVDSENQKNLLSDPWRMSQLQKHLCAENHPYHKFSTGNWYTLEVKAKEKGLDTRLELIKFYDSHYSANLMQLVVYGKESLDSLQNLVENKFCDIRDVGRKPFSFPGHPCTREHLQILVKAVPIKQGHTLRILFPITPNVRRYKEGPCRYISHLIGHEGEGSLFYILKKLGWAMSLKAGEGDWSHDFSFFSVTIQLTDVGQEHMEDTVGLLFRYIKLLQTSETPKWIFDELQAICETGFHYRDKSPPINYVVNISSNMQIFPPEDWLIASSVPSKFSPDAIQNILNELTPETIRIFWESKNFEGQTSLTEPWYGTSYSVEAVPPSIIQKWVEKAPEEDLHLPKQNIFIPRDLSLKSVEEMVSFPAMLRKTPFSRLWYKPDTMFFTPKAYIKMDFHCPLSQSSPESAVLTDVFTRLLMDYLNDYAYDAQVAGLYYAVKPNDTGFRVTMVGFNDKMRTLLETVIGKIAEFKVKVDRFSVIKEAMTKKYENFKFRQPYQQVLYYCSLILEDQAWPWDEEFSALSHLEASDLEFFLPRLLSKTFIECYFAGNIEPNEAKNIIHHVEDVLFNAPISACKPLSPSQHLSKRIVKLEKGLRYYYPAMCSNHQDENSALLHYIQTHQDNVKQNVLLQLLALVGKQAAFHQLRSVEQLGYIALLRQRNDSGVRGLQFIIQSTVKDPANLDARVENFLKMFEGTLYQMSDAEFKSNVSALIDMKLEKYKNIREESAFFWGEISEGTLKFHRKQEEVAALRELKKEELIDFFNDHVKVNAPQKKILSIQVYGGLHSAEYETIVQNAPPPQSCEITDIYSFRRSRPLYGSFRGGVGQMKL, from the exons ATGGATTCGAGGCCCCGCGAGACTGACGCCCCCGGCGACCCGGCCAACGGCGCCGCCCCTCCGCTGGCCGCGACCGGGGACGTCGAGATCATCAGGCCCCGCAACGACAAGCGTGGGTACCGCCGCGTCGTGCTCCCCAACTCGCTCGAGTGCCTGCTCATCAGCGACCCCGACACCGATAAG GCGGCGGCGTCAATGAATGTTTCGGTGGGGTACTTCTGCGATCCCGATGGGCTAGAGGGGCTGGCGCACTTCCTTG AGCATATGCTTTTCTATGCTAGTGAAAAATATCCAGAAGAAGACAGTTACTCAAAGTACATTGCAGAG CATGGTGGTTCAACCAATGCTTTCACATCTTCTGAACACACAAACTTCCATTTTGATGTGAACAGTGATAGCCTGCATGATGCTTTAGATAG GTTTGCACAATTTTTTATCACGCCATTGATGTCCCCAGATGCTACACTTAGGGAAATAAAAGCTGTTGACTCTG AAAATCAGAAAAACCTTTTGTCAGATCCTTGGCGAATGAGTCAG CTTCAGAAGCATCTTTGTGCAGAGAATCATCCTTATCATAAGTTCAGCACTG GAAATTGGTATACTCTTGAAGTTAAAGCAAAGGAGAAAGGATTGGACACAAGGCTTGAGCTTATTAAATTTTATGATTCACACTACTCAGCCAACTTGATGCAACTTGTCGTGTATGGAAAAG AGAGTCTCGATAGCTTGCAGAACCTCGTTGAAAATAAGTTCTGCGATATTAGAGATGTTGGGAGGAAGCCATTTTCATTTCCTGGGCATCCATGTACACGTGAACATCTCCAG ATTCTTGTCAAAGCAGTTCCCATTAAACAAGGGCACACTTTGAGAATCCTATTTCCAATCACTCCCAATGTCCGGCGTTACAAAGAAGGCCCTTGCAGGTACATTAGCCATCTGATTGGTCATGAAGGAGAAGGATCTCTTTTTTACATACTTAAGAAGTTGG GATGGGCTATGAGTTTGAAAGCTGGTGAAGGGGATTGGAGTCAtgatttttctttcttctctgtTACTATTCAGCTCACAGATGTAGGCCAGG AACACATGGAGGATACTGTTGGACTATTGTTCAGATATATAAAGTTGCTGCAGACCTCTGAAACTCCTAAGTGGATATTTGATGAG CTTCAAGCTATCTGTGAGACAGGATTCCACTATCGAGACAAGAGCCCTCCTATCAATTATGTTGTAAATATTTCTTCAAACATGCAG ATTTTTCCACCAGAAGATTGGTTGATTGCTTCATCTGTgccatcaaagttttcaccagaTGCTATTCAGAATATTTTAAATGAATTAACTCCTGAAACTATAAG AATATTCTGGGAATCGAAAAACTTTGAAGGGCAAACAAGCTTAACAGAGCCATGGTATGGTACATCATATTCTGTTGAAGCTGTCCCTCCATCAATCATACAG aaaTGGGTAGAGAAAGCCCCTGAGGAAGATCTACACCTGCCAAAACAAAACATCTTCATTCCAAGAGATCTTTCATTGAAAAGTGTGGAGGAAATG GTAAGTTTTCCTGCCATGCTGAGGAAGACACCATTTTCTAGACTCTGGTACAAGCCCGATACAATGTTTTTCACACCCAAGGCTTATATCAAGATGGATTTTCATTGTCCACTGTCCCAAAGCTCACCCGAGTCAGCAGTTCTTACTGATGTATTCACGAGGTTGCTTATGGACTATCTGAATGATTACG CTTATGACGCTCAAGTTGCTGGCCTCTATTATGCTGTTAAGCCAAATGACACTGGTTTTCGG GTAACTATGGTTGGCTTCAATGACAAAATGAGAACCCTTCTGGAGACTGTTATTGGCAAGATTGCAGAATTTAAAGTTAAGGTTGACCGTTTTTCTGTGATAAAG GAAGCTATGACAAAGAAGTATGAGAATTTCAAATTTCGGCAGCCATACCAGCAAGTCTTGTATTATTGTTCGCTGATACTGGAGGACCAAGCGTGGCCATGGGATGAGGAATTTTCTGCACTTTCCCACCTCGAAGCTAGTGATCTAGAATTTTTTTTACCTCGGTTGCTGTCAAAGACCTTCATTGAGTGTTATTTTGCAG GTAATATTGAACCCAATGAAGCAAAAAATATCATTCACCATGTTGAAGATGTCTTATTCAATGCACCCATTAGTGCTTGCAAGCCACTATCCCCATCACAGCATCTTTCCAAGAGGATTGTAAAGCTTGAAAAGGGTTTGAGATACTATTATCCAGCAATGTGCTCAAATCACCAAGATGAAAATTCTGCTCTTCTGCATTATATTCAG ACTCATCAGGATAATGTCAAGCAAAATGTTCTACTTCAACTACTTGCTCTTGTTGGCAAGCAGGCAGCTTTTCATCAATTGCGATCAGTTGAGCAACTTGGCTACATAGCGCTGCTTAGGCAAAG GAATGATTCAGGTGTCCGTGGGTTGCAATTTATAATCCAGTCAACTGTGAAG GATCCTGCCAATCTGGATGCCAGAGTTGAAAATTTTCTGAAGATGTTTGAAGGCACTCTCTACCAGATGTCTGATGCAGAGTTCAAG AGTAATGTAAGTGCTCTTATTGATATGAAACTGGAGAAATACAAAAACATCCGCGAGGAATCAGCTTTCTTCTGGGGAGAGATTTCGGAAGGAACCCTCAAATTTCATAGAAAACAAGAAGAG GTTGCTGCACTgagggagctcaagaaggaaGAGTTGATAGACTTCTTCAATGATCATGTCAAGGTCAATGCACCACAAAAGAAGATTCTTAGTATACAGGTGTACGGTGGTCTCCATTCTGCCGAGTACGAAACAATAGTGCAAAATGCTCCGCCACCTCAGTCGTGTGAGATAACTGATATTTACAGCTTCAGGAGATCGAGGCCTTTATATGGATCATTCAGGGGAGGTGTTGGTCAGATGAAGTTATAG